In Kogia breviceps isolate mKogBre1 chromosome 7, mKogBre1 haplotype 1, whole genome shotgun sequence, a single window of DNA contains:
- the LOC131759716 gene encoding LOW QUALITY PROTEIN: olfactory receptor 5AN6-like (The sequence of the model RefSeq protein was modified relative to this genomic sequence to represent the inferred CDS: deleted 1 base in 1 codon) produces the protein MKEKDKTLKEELGKVEISKLPDKEPKVMIIKMLSELWRTDEHSEKFNKELENIKKNQTDVKNTVTDIKNTLEGIDSRSDETEEWISELEDKVVEITQGSPEHRDFKTRAGGRNNTTVTKFILLGFSGSPKLKIVLFSVFLGTYLLTVAWNLGFIILIRMDSYIHTPMYFFLSSYLSFLDFCYVTSTTPKMLSDFFQKPKFISFMGCTMQYFFFASLGLTGCCILAAMAYDRYVAVCNPLLYTDSMSPTLCVHVVVGAYIVGFFGSLIQLCVLLQLNFCGPNGINHFCDLPQLLALSCSETFFLQVIKFVIGVIFGVTSVLIVIISYGYITATILKISSVEGRARAFNTCASHLTAVTFFFGSGLFVCMPPSTDNSLGYDKMASVFYTVVTPILNPLIYSLRNKEIKDTLKWCKKKRMFSHCHS, from the exons atgaaggaaaaagataaaactctAAAAGAAGAGCTAggtaaagtggagataagcaaacTACCTGACAAAGAAcccaaggtaatgatcataaagatgctcagtgAACTCTGGAGAacggatgaacacagtgagaagtttaacaaagagttagaaaatataaagaagaaccaaacagacgtgaagaatacagtaactgacataaaaaatacactagaaggaattgaCAGTAGATCAGATGAAACAGAAGAATGgattagtgaactggaagacaaagtagtggaaatcacccaag GATCTCCAGAGCACAG AGACTTCAAGACAAGGGCTGGAGGAAGGAACAATACAACAGTCACCAAATTTATCCTCTTGGGATTTTCAGGTTCTCCCAAGCTCAAGATTGTTCTCTTTTCAGTGTTCTTGGGGACTTACCTCTTGACAGTGGCCTGGAACCTGGGTTTCATCATCCTGATTAGGATGGACTCCTACATACATACACCCATGTACTTCTTCCTCAGCAGC TATCTATCCTTCTTAGATTTCTGCTATGTTACTTCTACAACACCCAAAATGCTCTCAGACTTCTTCCAGAAGCCTAAATTCATCTCCTTTATGGGATGCACCATGCAATACTTCTTTTTCGCTAGCCTGGGTCTGACTGGGTGCTGTATCCTGGCAGCCATGGCTTATGATCGCTATGTTGCTGTTTGTAATCCTCTGCTCTACACAGATAGCATGTCCCCCACCCTCTGTGTGCACGTGGTGGTTGGAGCCTATATAGTTGGATTCTTTGGCTCATTGATCCAACTGTGTGTTTTACTTCAGCTCAATTTCTGTGGACCAAATGGTATCAATCACTTCTGTGACCTGCCTCAATTATTAGCCCTCTCCTGCTCTGAAACGTTTTTCCTACAAGTGATAAAGTTTGTGATAGGAGTGATTTTTGGTGTGACGTCCGTCTTAATCGTCATCATATCTTATGGTTATATCACCGCCACCATCCTGAAGATCAGCTCAGTTGAAGGCAGGGCCAGGGCATTCAACACCTGTGCTTCTCACCTTACAGCAGTGACGTTTTTCTTTGGCTCAGGACTCTTTGTCTGCATGCCCCCCAGCACTGATAATTCTCTGGGCTATGACAAGATGGCATCAGTCTTCTATACAGTGGTGACCCCCATCTTGAATCCTTTGATTTACAGTCTAAGGAACAAGGAAATCAAAGATACCCTTAAGTGGTGTAAGAAGAAGAGAATGTTTTCCCATTGTCACAGTTAA